The DNA sequence CAGACGTCAACGGACGTTCTGCTCTCCGCCCCGCATGGCCTTTCCGCCGATTGTGAGCCGCGACACTACCTCAAGGTTCACCACACCCAGGGCCATGCCATCGAGAAAGCCCTGCGCGATAGTGGGGGTAACCAGAGTGCAGCCGCTCGGCGTTTGGGAATGACCACCCGGCAATTGCGCTACCGGATGAGCAAGCTTGGGATCGATGCGTTATAGGCAGATTGTCGTCCGCCCGGACATTGGCCGGCAAAGCGTGACAATGTCAGTGAGCGCATCCGACCCGTGCATCGAAGTACACCGAAATCGCGCTGCGAACCTTTTAATTTCAGATGGTTGCATATTATACGGTCGTACTTCAAACAAACCATCTCCCTGGCCTGATCCTTGCTCCCGAGGGTTTGTTCGATTGTGGCCACTTGCTCAGGAGATTGCCGATGCGCCTTCACCTTGCCTCTCATCGCTTCATTTCATCCTGTCGATGTCTGGCGCTGATCATCGCGGGTGTGCTGGCTACCGGTGGCCTTGCAGGGGCCGCTGACCATCCGACCGCGAAAGTGAACACCACCAACCTCGCGGTCACGGATCAAGTCGTCAAGGTTGGCATCCTGCATTCGGTCACGGGAACCATGGCGATCAGCGAAACAGGATCGGTAGAAGCCGAGAAACTCGCCATCAAGCAGATCAACGATCTGGGTGGTGTCTTGGGTCGCAAGATCGAGATCATCCAGGAAGACGGTGCCAGCGACTGGCCAACCTTTGCCGAAAAATCTCGCAAGCTGCTGGTCCAGGATCGCGTAGCGACGGTATTCGGTTGCTGGACCTCGGCTTCGCGCAAGGCAGTGTTGCCGGTATTCGAAAAGGAAAACGGCCTGCTCTACTACCCCACGTTCTACGAAGGGCTCGAGCAGTCCAAGAATGTGATCTATACCGGCCAGGAGGCGACCCAGCAGATTCTCGCGGGCCTGGACTGGATCGCCAAGGAAAAGAATGCCAAGACCTTTTATCTGATCGGCTCGGACTACATCTGGCCGCGCACCTCGATGAAGATCGCCCGCAAGCACATCGAGAATGTCCTCAAGGGCAAGGTGGTGGCCGAAGAGTACTTTCCGCTCGGACATACCAACTTCGGCTCGGTCATCAACAAGACGAAGCTCAGGAAGCCCGATGTGATCTACAGCGCGGTGGTCGGCGGCAGCAACGTGGCCTGGTACAAGCAGCTCAAGGCGGCTGGCGTGACGGCGGAAAAGCAGACCTTGCTCACCATATCCGTGACCGAGGATGAGGTCCTGGGCATCGGCGGGGAAAACATGAAGGGCTTCTATTCCGCCATGAAGTACTTTCAGAGCCTCGACAACCCCAACAACCAAAAATTTGTCAAGGCGTTCAAGGAGATGTGGGGTTCGGACAGCGTCATCGGGGACGTGACCCAGGCGGCCTATCTCGGCCCTTGGTTGTGGAAGGCGGCCGTTGAGAAGGCCGGCAGTTTCGACATCGACAAGGTCGTGGCCGCATCACCCGGCCTCGAACTCAACACTGCCCCGGAAGGCTACGTAAAGATTCATCCGAACCACCATCTGTGGAGCAAGCTGCGGGTAGGTCAATGGGACGAGAATGGCC is a window from the Candidatus Macondimonas diazotrophica genome containing:
- the urtA gene encoding urea ABC transporter substrate-binding protein; the protein is MRLHLASHRFISSCRCLALIIAGVLATGGLAGAADHPTAKVNTTNLAVTDQVVKVGILHSVTGTMAISETGSVEAEKLAIKQINDLGGVLGRKIEIIQEDGASDWPTFAEKSRKLLVQDRVATVFGCWTSASRKAVLPVFEKENGLLYYPTFYEGLEQSKNVIYTGQEATQQILAGLDWIAKEKNAKTFYLIGSDYIWPRTSMKIARKHIENVLKGKVVAEEYFPLGHTNFGSVINKTKLRKPDVIYSAVVGGSNVAWYKQLKAAGVTAEKQTLLTISVTEDEVLGIGGENMKGFYSAMKYFQSLDNPNNQKFVKAFKEMWGSDSVIGDVTQAAYLGPWLWKAAVEKAGSFDIDKVVAASPGLELNTAPEGYVKIHPNHHLWSKLRVGQWDENGQAKVVYESELIEPNPFPAGYQ